GCCCTGACCAGGCCGGCCCGGAGCAACTCCTTCCGGCTCATCGTGAAGGTCTCCATGGGGGAATGACACTTCCACGAAGGGAGCCCCCCATGACACTTTCACGTAGCAGTTACCCCATGACATTTTCATGTAGCAGCAGCAGTTCTAACCGTAACGCTTGATACATGGTCCGTCAAGCGTTACACTCCCGTGAGTCGCAACGGCCGGAGGAAATCATGAAAGAAACCGCGACGGCGAAGCGCCCGAGCACCGCGGAGTTGCTTCGCTACTTTCTCTACCTCGGGAGCCTCGGGTTCGGCGGTCCCGTCGCGCTGGTCGGCTACATGCAGCGCGATCTCGTCGAGCGGCGGAAGTGGTTCACCAAAGAGGAGTACATGAAGTCGCTGGCTCTCTCCCAGCTCGCGCCCGGGCCCCTGGCCGCCCAGCTCGCGATCTGCCTGGGTTTCGTGCACTCCCGGGTGCGGGGCGCAACGCTCGTGGCCCTGGCGTTCATCCTGCCGTCGTTCGTCATGACCGTCGCCATCAGTTGGCTCTACGTGAGGTTTGGTGGCCTCACCTGGATGCAGGCGGCGTTCTACGGCGTCGGGGCGACGGTGATCGGGATCATCGTCCTCGCCGCCTACAAGCTGGCGAAATTGACGATGGCAAAGGACAAGCTGCAGTGGGCCATTTTCGCCGTCATGGCGGTCGTCACAGCGTGGACCGAGTCCGAAATCGCTACGCTGTTCGTGTTGTGCGGCGTGGTCGCCGTGATCGTGCAGGCGCCACCCGCATTTCTGCGTCGCCCCAGTTCCGCCTGCCTGGCGGTGG
This genomic stretch from Candidatus Methylomirabilota bacterium harbors:
- a CDS encoding chromate transporter, which translates into the protein MKETATAKRPSTAELLRYFLYLGSLGFGGPVALVGYMQRDLVERRKWFTKEEYMKSLALSQLAPGPLAAQLAICLGFVHSRVRGATLVALAFILPSFVMTVAISWLYVRFGGLTWMQAAFYGVGATVIGIIVLAAYKLAKLTMAKDKLQWAIFAVMAVVTAWTESEIATLFVLCGVVAVIVQAPPAFLRRPSSACLAVAVTPELLGQILWFFTQAGAFVFGSGLAIVPFLYGGVVQEHGWLNDRQFLDAVAVAMLTPGPVVITVAFIGYLVANFPGAVAAAVGVFLPVYLFVVIPFPWFDRFSDNPKVKAFVGGVTAAASGAIAGACFVLARRAIVDIPTLLIALIALGILWRLKLPEPILIVAGAAAGLLIFWAAA